The genomic window CGCCTCCGCCGCCCGGGTCCAAGCCTGGCTGCGGGAGTGGGGCGCCGAGGTTCAGCTCTGGGGCACCATGCCGCCGAGGGAAGGCCCCTACCCCAGCGTCCTGATCTGGGCCCGGGAGCCCAGCATTCTCGCGGTCTGGCGGGAAGGCGACATCCAGCGCCGCCGCCCCCGCTGGGTGCAGGTGGGGGGGCCCACCACCGAAGGACCCCACGCCCGCTTGGAGGGGACCGCGGAGGAGCGGCCGCTCCGGGAGCTCCTCCAGGACCTGCTGTCCCGGCGCTGAGCGCCCCTAAAGCCGACAGAGCGCCCAAAAGCATGTTGAGCCCTGGGCACTTGCCCCGGAGCCGACCTTCCATCGGAGAATGGCTGCATGAGCTTCGCCCATCTCCACCTGCACACCGAACATTCGCTCCTCGACGGCCTGACGCGCATTCCCGATCTCGTGAAGAAGTGCCGGGCCTCCGGCATGCCCGCCGTGGCCGTCACCGATCACGGGAACATGTTCGGCATGATGAAGCTCTACGACGCCTGCGAGAAGACGAAGGATGCCGAGGGCAACTGGGCGGTGAAACCCATCCTGGGCTGCGAGGTCTATGTGGCCCCCAAGACCCGCTTCGACCGCAAGCTCGAGGCGAAGAACACCACTGGCGAGGAGGGCCTGGAGGACTGCGTGGATCCCAGCGGGTCCCGCGACGCGGGCTACCACCTGGTGCTGCTGGCGAAGAATTCCGTGGGCTTCGCCAACCTCTCCAAGCTGGTCTCCGCAGGCTTCACCGAGGGTTTCTACTACAAGCCCCGCATCGACAAGGACATCCTCCGCGAGCACAGCGAGGGCCTCATCGCCCTGTCAGCCTGCCTGGGCGGCGAGGTCCAGGCCCGCATCCTTCAGAACCGCCTGGACCAGGCGGAGCGCGTGTCCCGCGATTTCCGCGACATCTTCGGGGAGGACTTCTACCTGGAGATCCAGGACCAGGGCTTCGACAAGGAGAGGGAGATCATCCCCTACCAGATGGAACTGGCGAAGAAGCTGGGCATTCCCCTGGTGGCGACCAACGACGCCCACTACCTCAACCACGAGGACGCCGACTTGCACGACACGCTCCTGTGCATCGGCACCAAGACCACCAAGGCCAAGGAGAAGCGCATGCGCTTTTCCACCGATCAGTTTTTCGTCAAGACGCCCGAGGAGATGCGGTCCGTCTTCCCGGATCACCCGGAGTATCTGGAACGCACCCTCGAGATCGCCGCCAAGATCGACCTCTTCCCCATCACGCGGAAACCCGTCACGCCTCGCTTCCCGGTGCCTGAAGGCTACGACCTGGAATCCTACTTCCTGCATGTGGCGAAGGAGACCTTCGAGCAGCGCCTGGCCGAATGCCGCCCTCTCTGGCAGGCGGGCGCCCTCAAGCATGCCGAGGAGAAATACCGCGAGCGCCTGGCCTTCGAGCTCGACATGATCCTGAAGATGGGCTTCCCGGGTTACTTCCTCCTGGTCTGGGATTTCATCCGCAAGGCCCGGGAGATGGGCGTGCCCGTGGGCCCCGGCCGCGGTTCGGCGGCGGGCAGCATCGTGGCCTGGTCCATGAAGATCACCGACATCGACCCCATGCAGTACGACCTGCTGTTCGAGCGGTTCCTGAATCCCGAGCGCGTCTCCATGCCCGATGTGGACATCGACTTCTGCCGGGACGGCCGCCAGAAGGTCATCGACTATGTCACCGAGAAGTACGGCCAGGACAAGGTGAGCAACATCGTCACCATCAACCAGCTCAAGACGAAGGCCGTCATCAAGGATGTGGCGCGGGTCTTCGAGAAGGACTTCGCCTTCGCCAACAACCTCACCAAGCTGGTTCCCCAGGAGCCCGGCAAGCCCATCACCGTTGGCGAGGCGCTCGAGAAGAGCGACAAGCTCCGCGAGTTGTACGAGTCCGATCCCGAGGTGAGGAACATCCTCGACATCTCGGCGCGCCTTGAGGGCCTGTCCCGCAACACCGGCGTCCACGCGGCGGGGGTGATTATCGCGCCGGACGAGCTGACGCAGTTCGCGCCGCTCAGCATGGACAAGGACAAGAAGGTGATGGTTCAGTACACCATGATCGAGGCCGAGCGCGCGGGCCTGCTGAAGATGGACTTCCTGGGCCTCGAGACGCTCACCCAGATCGCGAAGACGCAGGAAGTCATCGCCCGGCGTCATGGCCAGCCCAAGGACATGACCACCATCCGCACCTTCGACGACAAGAAGACCTTCGAGCTCTTCGCCGCCGGAGACACGGACGGGGTCTTCCAGTTCGAATCCGGGGGCATGAAGCAGCTGCTCCGTCAGCTGGGCCCGGACCGCTTCGACGACCTCATCGCGCTCAACGCGCTCTTCCGCCCGGGGCCCCTCGGCGCGGGCATGGGCACGACCTATGTGGAGCGCCGCCACGGCCGCGAGCCCGTGACCTACATGTTCCCGGATCTGGAGCCCATCCTCGCCCCCACCTACGGCGTGATCCTCTACCAGGAACAGGTCATGCAGATCGCCAGCCTCGTCGCCGGCTACTCCCTCGGCGAGGCCGACATGCTGCGCCGCGCCATGGGCAAGAAGGACAAGGAGAAGATGGCGAAGGAGAAGACCAAGTTCATCGAGCAGGGCGCCGCCCGCGGCTACGACAAGGCCAAGGTCGCGGAGATGTTCGACCTCATCGAGTACTTCGCCGGCTATGGCTTCAACAAGAGCCATAGCGCCGCCTACGCCATGGTCGCCTACGAGACCGCCTACCTGAAGGCCAACTACCCCGTGGAGTTCATGGCGGGCCTGCTCTCCACCAAGTCGGGCCGTACGGACGATGTGGCGAAATATGTGCAGAACTGCCGGGAACGGGGCATCGAGGTGCTGGGCCCCGACATCAACCAGTCGGCGCTGGATTTCACCGCCACCTCCGAACGGCAGATCCGCTTCGGGTTTGCCGCGGTCAAGGGGCTCGGAGAGGCGGCGCTCCAGGCCATTCTCGAAGCCCGCGAAGCCGAAGGCGGGTTCAAGGACCTCTTCCATGCCCTGAAGAGCACCGATCTGCAGAAGGCCAACCGCAAGGTGTGGGAATCCCTCATCAAGGCCGGGGCCTTCGACAGCCTGGAACCCAACCGGGCCGCCCTCATCGAAGGCCTCCCCGGAGCCGTGTCCGCAGCCTCCCGCAGCGGCGGCGACGAGGGTATGACCAGCCTCTTCGACGATGCGGAGCTGGCCAGCCTCAGCGAGGACTGGCGTGTGCCCGAGAATGTCGAGCCCTGGGACCGCAAGACGCGGCTGGCCGCTGAACGAGAGGTGCTGGGCCTCTTCGTCAGTGGGCACCCCCTCGAGGAGTTCGCCGACGCCATCCAGGTGCACACGCACGGCACCCTGTCGAAAATCCTGGAGGATGTGGCCTCGGGCCGCCTCCGCGACCGGAACGAGGTGACGCTGGGCGCCATGGTCTCCACCGTGGCTTTCAAGACCAACCAGAAAGGCGAGCCCTGGGCCATCCTCCAGGTGGAGGACCCCGCCGGGAAGATGGAAGTGCTGCTCATGGCCAGCAAGTGGGATCCCGTCACCAAGAAGCCCGGTCGGCGGCCCTTCGAGCAGTACGGCCACCTCGCCCTGCCCGAGGCCATGCTGCGCATCACCGGCGAGTTGCGGGTGGAGACGATCCAGGCCAACGGAAACGGCAATGGCAACGGCGACTCCGAAGAAGAGGAGGAACAGACCGTGGTGAAGGTCTTCGCCACGCAGCTCGAGCCCCTGGAGCGCTTCCAGGGCCAGGGCTTCACCGGGGCCCTGGTGCGCCTGCCCCCGGGGGAATGCCCCCCGCGCCTGGCCGCCCTCCTGGGCGACCACCGGGGCGACCTTCCCGTGACCTTTGAATACCGCTCCAAGGAGGGGCTCGTGGCCCGCGTGAGGGCCAGCCGGGATCTGCGCCTGAAGCATGATCCCGACCTGGCGGAAAAGCTCGCCAAGGAAACAGGCTGCTCGCTGACCTGGACCTACTAGCCCCCGGTGCCGCACCCGCCCAAGATGGACGGAGCCATGGAGCCCTTCTGATCCCCCTTCCGCTGCTGCCGGGCTTCGCCCGCTGGGGCGCCCACCTGGACGCGGTGGTGACCCGCACCGAGGGGCTATGGGTCCATGGTCCCGCGGGCTCCGGCGTCTCCTCGCTGGCGGCCGAGCTCGCCCGGCGCCGCGGGACACCCTGGACCGAAGCCGGGGAGGAATCCGATGCGGGGGCCTGGCTCACCACCCATCCGGGGGGTGTGATCGCTGCCCGGCACCCGGCCCCCGAGGGCCTTGCCTGCCTGGATCTGGCTCTGCCGGAGCTGGAGGAACATCCCGAGGCCATACCGGCCGTCCTGGCGGCCCTCGCCGCGGAGGAGGGCCTGGAGGGGCCCCTGCCCCCAACCCTGGGCACCCTGCCCTGCCCCGGCAACCTGCGGGAATTGCGGAACCGCATCCTGCGCTGGAAGCTGCTGGGCCAGCTGCCCGAGCCCGGTCCCGCGGGGCCGCCACGCTTCGAGGCCGAGGACTTGGCCACCAACCTGCACGAGCTGGAGCGCTTCCTCCTGCATCGCGCCCTGCGCCGGGCCTACGGCAACCGCGTGGAGGCCGCCGCGCGCCTCGGGGTGAGCCGCCGCCAGCTCTACCTGCTCATCCGCCGCCATGGCGACCCCGTGCGGGGCGAATCCGGGGCCGGGGACCTCCCCCACCGGCTCCGGAAGCGCCGACCCCCCCAAAACTCCAGTCCCGACTCCAGCACCCGATAACAGGTGGAGCGGCCGTCATGGCCGCCTGGATGCTGAGCTATGGCGACTCCCCTTCGGGTGCTGGTGGTGGACGACGATCCCGGAATGCGGGATGGCATGGCCATGAGCCTCAAACGGTCCGGGTTCTTCGCGGAACAGGCCCGGGGCGGCGAGGAGGCCCTGCGCATGGTGCGGCCCGGCGCCTACGATGCCGTGGTCACGGATCTGCGCATGCCCGGCATGGACGGCCTGCAGCTCACGGCCCGCCTGAAGGCGGTGGATCCGGGCCTGCCCGTCCTGCTCATCACCGCCTTCGGCAGCCTCGAGACAGCACGGGAAGCGATGCGCCTGGGCGCCTTCGACTTCCTCTCCAAGCCCTTCAGCCCCGAGGAACTCACCCTCGCCCTGAACAAGGCGCTCAAGTCCGAGGGCCACCTGAAGGCCGAAGAGCCGGCCCAGGCCCCGGTGATCCTCACCCAGGATCCCGTGCTGGGCGAGACGCTGGCCCTGGCGCGCCGGGCCGCCGACAGCCGCGCCACCATCCTCATCCAGGCCGAAAGCGGCACCGGCAAGGAGCTGCTGGCCAAGCTCATCCATGGCTCCAGCCCCCGTCGCAGCGGCCCCTTCGTGGCCATCAACTGCGCGGCCATCCCCGAGAACCTGCTGGAATCGGAACTGTTCGGCTACGAGAAGGGCGCCTTCACCGGCGCCACCGGCACCAAGGCCGGGCGTTTCGAGCAGGCCGACGGCGGCACCCTGGTGCTGGACGAAGTGGGCGAGCTGCCCCTGGGGCTCCAGGGCAAGCTGCTGCGCGTGCTGCAGGAACGCACGGTGGACCGCCTGGGCGGCACCCGCCCCATTCCCGTGGATGTGCGGCTCATCGCGCTCACCAACCGCGACCTGCAAGCCGAGGTGAAGGCCGGACGCTTCCGCGAGGACCTCTACTACCGCCTGAATGTGATCCCCCTGGACCTGCCCCCCCTGCGCGACCGGCCGGGTGACCTGAACCTGTTGGCCTCCCACTTCGCCGAACGGTACGCCCGGGAGAACGAGCGCCCCGTGCCCGAGCTCGTCCCCAGCTTCTTCGCCGCCCTCACGCGCCATCCCTGGGCCGGCAACATCCGCGAGCTGGAGAATGTCATCCAGCGCTGCGTGGTGCTGAGTCAGGGCCGTCGCCTCAGCCAGCAGGACCTCCGCTGGCTGCTGCCGGCCGAGGCCTTCGAGGACCTGCCCGACGACCCCCCCGAAAGCCTGGTCATCGAGGCCTGGACACCCGCCGCCAGCAGCGCAGCGCCCCCCCGGCGCGAAGCGGTGGCCGCAGCCACCGGTACCGCGCCCGCCGGGGCCGTGGTCGCCGACCCCCAGAAGCCCCTCGTCGGCGTGCCCATGGGCACGCCCGTGGTGCTGCCCCTGGGCCTGAGCCTGCCCGAACTCGAGCGATTCTGGCTGCTCTCCACCCTCAGCGCCCTGAAGGGCAACCGCACCCACGCCGCCGAGCAGCTGGACATCGCCCTCCGCACCGTGCGCAACAAGATCAACGAGTACAAGGCCGACGGCTACGCCATCCCCGCCAGCCAGCGGGGACGGGACGACGACTGAATCCGGGACCTACTTCAGATCCTCGCCATATCGGCTGGCCTTGAGGATCCCTTCGAAGTCGTTTGAGGTGAGGATGTCCCGGACCGCCTGTGGCTTGTCCTTCGCCCGGCCGTAGTAGGCCTGGGCGATGCGGAATCCCAGGAAATAGCCGAGGTCGGCAGGGCGTCCCTCGCGCCTGCTGCTGCCGTAGAGCCACCTCGACGCGTCGCCTCCCCCCATCTCCGTCCGGAACTGCCTCCACAGCTCGGCCTCGTGGGCGTAGCCGTAATCGTAGGCGGCCTGGTTGAAGTTCCCCTCGGAGATCAGCGAGGCGAGAAAATCGGCGGAGCCTTCATGGAAGGCCTTCCCGAGCAGGGTCTGTGCGTCGTGCCTCTGCTGGAAGTGGATCAGCTCGTGGGCGATGATGCTGGGCAGATCCGTGGGTTCGTGAATGGCCGCCCGGCACCAGTCGTCCATCTCGTCCAGGGGCACCCCCGGCCCTCCGCCGAACAGGTCGGCGCCGATCAACAGGCCGTTGGAGGAGGAGGTCCCTCCGGAATTCAGGGCGCCCATGACGAAGTAGACATCGGGGAAGGTGGCCTCGGCATAGAGCGCCTTGAAGCGCCGGAAGGCCTGGCGCACGGCCGGTTCCGCGCCGGCCGCCTTCATCGTGTGGTTCCGGATGGCCGCGAAGTACCTGGGGTGGCTCTGGAGAACGGCCCGGAGGTTCGCGGCGCTCAGGATCCGGTTCGGGATGAAGTCCTGCAGCCCCACGCTGCCTGCGTCGAGGTATTCGCGGGCCAGCAGATTCACCGGATCGGCGGCGGCGTGGAGCTTTGGATAGACCTTCCAGAAGCGTTCCACATCAGAAGTGACGAAAGCCGCACCTTCTGGGTCCGCATGCCTGGCCAGGAAGCGGGCTTCGTTCGCCACGGCGCCAGCCACCAGGTCCGTCCACCTCGGATCGCCCTGGAGCGGGGCCAGGTCGGCGCTGCCGCGCAGCTCTCCAGCCTCACGGAATCCGAGCTCGATGGCCCGCCGCAGCAGGGTGAACGCGCCCTCCCGATCCCCCGCCTGGACGCTGGCCCGCGCCCCGTCGAAGGGAGTCCGGGCGCTCCTCGCCCCCTGCGCGACCGCGCGCCGGTAACACTCGGCGGCTCGGGCATAATCCTTCGCCAGGTGAGCCTTGCGACCCTGCAGGGCGAGTTCCACCGCCGAAACCCGGGATTCCTGGGCGAAGGCGCAGACGCTGAGGGTCAGGGCGGCGGCGACGAGCCGAAGGCCTGGCGTGCGAAGGTTTCGCAAGGGGAACCTCGTCCGGAAAGGGACCAGCGGTCAGGCTGGCGATGGACGGAGCTACGATGGCCTGTTCCGGCGGTTTAGATCGCCTAGGATTTCGCCGGGTCCTCGGCCTTCGCCCGCAGCCAGGGCGGCACGATGGTGGCGCCCGATTCGTGGCGGTAGAAGGCCGCCGTGATCTCGGCGCCCAGCAGCAGGATGGCGCAGCTGTAGTAGAGGAAGGTCAGGGCCGCGACGATGCCCAGCAGGGAGCCGTACATGATGCCCCAGGTCAGGGTGTGCCGCAGGTAGACGCCGAAGCCCCACTTCGCCAGCCACCACAGGGCCGTGGAAATGGCCGCGCCGAGAAAGGCATGGCGGAACTTCACATGCAGGCGCGGGAGGTGCTGCAGCACCATGGTCACCACCAGCAGGCCCAGCAGGGGCCCCATGTAGGGCAGCAGGTCCGCCTGCTTCATGGGGATGAATTTCCGCAGGGCGCCGCCGATGATCAGCGTCAGGAAGATCACCATCGTGAGCAGTCCGCCCACCAGGAAGGCCACCTGGCGAAGCAGGTGGTTCTTGCGTGTCTGCCGGTGCTTCTTGATGCGCAGGCCGAAGACATGGGCGAGGCTGGTGTCCAGCTGGCTGATGCCCCAGTAGCTGCCGAAGAGCAGCACGAACCAGGAGAGGCCCATGCCGCCGATCTTCTGGCTGTTGGCCAGGGCGTCCACGACGAGCTTGTCCGGCAGGTAGGGCACGATCTCCTCCAGCGTCTTCAAGGTCGCCGGCCCATAGGCGCGGCTGCCGAGGATGGCCCCCAGCAGCTTGAAGAGCAGCGTGGACAGGGGCACCAGGCTCACGATGAGCCAGAAGCTGAGGCCGGCGGCGTAGCTCAGGCAGTCGTCCTTGTGGTACTTGCCCAGCACCTCGACCGTGAAGGCCCCCGCCCGGCCCAGGGGCGGCACGGCGCGGGCGATCTCGTGCCACAGGACGGCCAGCACCCGGGCGATCCGCTCCAGGATGGCGATCAGGTTCGCCCAGAGGCCCAGGACCTTCTCGACCACGGCCCCTCCTTCCGGGTCAGAAGCGGACGGGATGCCAGGGCAGCAAGTACATCAGCCAGGCCAGGACCAGCCCGATGCCGATGAGCCCTGCCGCATGCTTGAGGATCGAGGCCCGCGTCCGTTCCGGTCGCGTCGTCGGGTGCAGCAGGCCCAGCACCAGGGCGATGCCGAGACCCATGACGACGAAGTGGAGGACATGACTGGCGAGAAAGCGCATGGGGAAAGGGTAGCAGGCCGGAGCCCGGCCTTCCCTACTGCGCCGTCGCCGGATTCTCCCGGACAGGGGCGGCGATGGGCGCGCCCTCGATCTGGAGGGGCTGGGGCATCCGGGTCAGGGCCAGCTGGATGACCTCGTCCATGTGGCTCACGAGGTGGATGCTCAGCTGTTCGCGGACCTCGGCGGGGACATCCTCCAGGTGGCGGGCGTTCTCGCTGGGAATGAGCACGGCCTTGCGCCCCTGCCGGTGGGCGGCAAGGAGTTTCTCCTTGAGGCCACCGATGGGCAACACCCGGCCCCGAAGGGTCAATTCGCCGGTCATGGCCATGTCAGCCCGGGCGGGGATGCCGGTCAGCACCG from Geothrix sp. includes these protein-coding regions:
- the dnaE gene encoding DNA polymerase III subunit alpha, producing the protein MSFAHLHLHTEHSLLDGLTRIPDLVKKCRASGMPAVAVTDHGNMFGMMKLYDACEKTKDAEGNWAVKPILGCEVYVAPKTRFDRKLEAKNTTGEEGLEDCVDPSGSRDAGYHLVLLAKNSVGFANLSKLVSAGFTEGFYYKPRIDKDILREHSEGLIALSACLGGEVQARILQNRLDQAERVSRDFRDIFGEDFYLEIQDQGFDKEREIIPYQMELAKKLGIPLVATNDAHYLNHEDADLHDTLLCIGTKTTKAKEKRMRFSTDQFFVKTPEEMRSVFPDHPEYLERTLEIAAKIDLFPITRKPVTPRFPVPEGYDLESYFLHVAKETFEQRLAECRPLWQAGALKHAEEKYRERLAFELDMILKMGFPGYFLLVWDFIRKAREMGVPVGPGRGSAAGSIVAWSMKITDIDPMQYDLLFERFLNPERVSMPDVDIDFCRDGRQKVIDYVTEKYGQDKVSNIVTINQLKTKAVIKDVARVFEKDFAFANNLTKLVPQEPGKPITVGEALEKSDKLRELYESDPEVRNILDISARLEGLSRNTGVHAAGVIIAPDELTQFAPLSMDKDKKVMVQYTMIEAERAGLLKMDFLGLETLTQIAKTQEVIARRHGQPKDMTTIRTFDDKKTFELFAAGDTDGVFQFESGGMKQLLRQLGPDRFDDLIALNALFRPGPLGAGMGTTYVERRHGREPVTYMFPDLEPILAPTYGVILYQEQVMQIASLVAGYSLGEADMLRRAMGKKDKEKMAKEKTKFIEQGAARGYDKAKVAEMFDLIEYFAGYGFNKSHSAAYAMVAYETAYLKANYPVEFMAGLLSTKSGRTDDVAKYVQNCRERGIEVLGPDINQSALDFTATSERQIRFGFAAVKGLGEAALQAILEAREAEGGFKDLFHALKSTDLQKANRKVWESLIKAGAFDSLEPNRAALIEGLPGAVSAASRSGGDEGMTSLFDDAELASLSEDWRVPENVEPWDRKTRLAAEREVLGLFVSGHPLEEFADAIQVHTHGTLSKILEDVASGRLRDRNEVTLGAMVSTVAFKTNQKGEPWAILQVEDPAGKMEVLLMASKWDPVTKKPGRRPFEQYGHLALPEAMLRITGELRVETIQANGNGNGNGDSEEEEEQTVVKVFATQLEPLERFQGQGFTGALVRLPPGECPPRLAALLGDHRGDLPVTFEYRSKEGLVARVRASRDLRLKHDPDLAEKLAKETGCSLTWTY
- a CDS encoding helix-turn-helix domain-containing protein yields the protein MTRTEGLWVHGPAGSGVSSLAAELARRRGTPWTEAGEESDAGAWLTTHPGGVIAARHPAPEGLACLDLALPELEEHPEAIPAVLAALAAEEGLEGPLPPTLGTLPCPGNLRELRNRILRWKLLGQLPEPGPAGPPRFEAEDLATNLHELERFLLHRALRRAYGNRVEAAARLGVSRRQLYLLIRRHGDPVRGESGAGDLPHRLRKRRPPQNSSPDSSTR
- a CDS encoding sigma-54 dependent transcriptional regulator, translated to MATPLRVLVVDDDPGMRDGMAMSLKRSGFFAEQARGGEEALRMVRPGAYDAVVTDLRMPGMDGLQLTARLKAVDPGLPVLLITAFGSLETAREAMRLGAFDFLSKPFSPEELTLALNKALKSEGHLKAEEPAQAPVILTQDPVLGETLALARRAADSRATILIQAESGTGKELLAKLIHGSSPRRSGPFVAINCAAIPENLLESELFGYEKGAFTGATGTKAGRFEQADGGTLVLDEVGELPLGLQGKLLRVLQERTVDRLGGTRPIPVDVRLIALTNRDLQAEVKAGRFREDLYYRLNVIPLDLPPLRDRPGDLNLLASHFAERYARENERPVPELVPSFFAALTRHPWAGNIRELENVIQRCVVLSQGRRLSQQDLRWLLPAEAFEDLPDDPPESLVIEAWTPAASSAAPPRREAVAAATGTAPAGAVVADPQKPLVGVPMGTPVVLPLGLSLPELERFWLLSTLSALKGNRTHAAEQLDIALRTVRNKINEYKADGYAIPASQRGRDDD
- a CDS encoding YihY/virulence factor BrkB family protein; amino-acid sequence: MVEKVLGLWANLIAILERIARVLAVLWHEIARAVPPLGRAGAFTVEVLGKYHKDDCLSYAAGLSFWLIVSLVPLSTLLFKLLGAILGSRAYGPATLKTLEEIVPYLPDKLVVDALANSQKIGGMGLSWFVLLFGSYWGISQLDTSLAHVFGLRIKKHRQTRKNHLLRQVAFLVGGLLTMVIFLTLIIGGALRKFIPMKQADLLPYMGPLLGLLVVTMVLQHLPRLHVKFRHAFLGAAISTALWWLAKWGFGVYLRHTLTWGIMYGSLLGIVAALTFLYYSCAILLLGAEITAAFYRHESGATIVPPWLRAKAEDPAKS